The following proteins come from a genomic window of bacterium:
- a CDS encoding tetratricopeptide repeat protein, whose translation MRTIIATWALALLLLAAPAAAFPGSGGSVDPRKDARAYSHFLSGYLDFRDGNLDGALASYQKALKYAGNEPDILYEIANVHVKKGRLPEARAELVKALAEDEGHTRSRYLLAGILAASGERDKALAEYERVVKDDPENDDAYLHIATIEADLGEYARAEKVLDALIARNPESYLAYHFRGRVRAAQKKFDDALSDYDKALQGAPGFDAALLDSGAVLEILGRNDEAEERYRKALHASPNNPFLRERLGRLLIREKKIDQAVDQYEELKKFSASNPDVRTRLGLLYLDRDRFDDAINEFTFVLASGKENPEVRFFLGTAYEEKGAVKEAEEAFRKVPENAPMHRDAMLHVAMLLSRQKKPDESIAIVRKLREKSPDDVDLMIFLAGQLEDAKRYDEALAVITEATGKAPENAAAWFSLGVIQDKRGKLDNVIAAMEKVIALDPKHATALNYLGYTFADRNMRLPEAEKLILRALEIRPDDGFFLDSLAWVHFRKGEYPRAEAELRKALKVVPDDPVVLEHLGDALQAQGKEEEAAAVFEKAIGKGHEKPDEVRKKIHLRKKAGPPGK comes from the coding sequence ATGCGAACCATCATTGCGACGTGGGCCCTGGCCCTTCTTCTTCTTGCCGCCCCGGCGGCGGCATTCCCCGGTTCCGGCGGCTCGGTGGACCCCCGGAAGGATGCGCGGGCGTACAGCCACTTCCTTTCCGGATATCTGGATTTCCGGGATGGGAACCTCGACGGCGCGCTCGCGTCCTATCAGAAGGCCCTGAAATACGCGGGGAACGAGCCGGACATCCTCTACGAGATCGCGAACGTCCACGTGAAGAAAGGACGGCTGCCGGAAGCGCGCGCGGAACTTGTCAAGGCGCTGGCCGAGGACGAGGGGCACACGCGGTCGCGGTACCTTCTGGCGGGGATCCTCGCCGCGTCGGGAGAACGCGACAAGGCCCTTGCCGAATACGAACGGGTCGTCAAGGACGACCCGGAGAACGACGACGCATACCTCCACATCGCCACCATCGAAGCGGATCTGGGGGAGTATGCCCGGGCCGAGAAGGTCCTCGACGCGCTGATCGCCCGGAACCCCGAATCCTACCTTGCATACCATTTCCGGGGCCGCGTCCGCGCGGCCCAGAAAAAGTTCGATGATGCCCTGTCCGACTACGACAAGGCGCTGCAGGGGGCTCCCGGTTTCGATGCCGCCCTGCTCGACTCCGGCGCGGTCCTCGAGATCCTCGGGAGGAACGACGAGGCGGAAGAGCGTTACAGGAAAGCGCTCCACGCCTCCCCGAACAATCCGTTCCTCCGGGAACGGCTCGGCCGCCTGCTGATCCGGGAAAAGAAGATCGATCAGGCGGTGGACCAATACGAGGAGTTGAAGAAGTTCTCCGCCTCCAATCCCGACGTCCGGACGAGGCTCGGGCTCCTTTACCTCGATCGCGACCGTTTCGACGATGCGATCAACGAATTCACCTTCGTCCTCGCGTCCGGCAAGGAGAACCCCGAGGTCCGCTTCTTCCTCGGGACGGCATACGAAGAGAAAGGCGCGGTAAAGGAGGCCGAGGAGGCGTTCCGCAAGGTGCCGGAGAACGCACCGATGCACCGGGATGCGATGCTCCACGTCGCGATGCTCCTCTCGCGCCAGAAAAAGCCCGACGAATCGATCGCCATCGTCCGCAAGCTCCGGGAGAAGAGCCCCGACGACGTGGACCTGATGATCTTCCTCGCCGGCCAGCTCGAGGATGCGAAGCGGTACGACGAGGCGTTGGCCGTGATCACCGAGGCGACCGGAAAAGCACCGGAAAATGCCGCTGCATGGTTCTCCCTCGGGGTGATCCAGGACAAGCGCGGGAAACTGGACAATGTGATCGCCGCGATGGAGAAGGTGATCGCCCTCGACCCGAAGCACGCCACCGCCCTCAACTATCTCGGCTACACCTTCGCGGACCGGAACATGCGGCTTCCCGAAGCCGAGAAGCTGATCCTGCGGGCGCTGGAGATCCGTCCCGACGACGGGTTCTTCCTGGACAGCCTCGCGTGGGTCCATTTCCGCAAGGGCGAATACCCGCGCGCCGAAGCGGAGCTCCGCAAGGCGTTGAAGGTCGTCCCCGACGACCCGGTCGTCCTCGAGCACCTCGGGGACGCGCTCCAGGCGCAGGGAAAGGAAGAAGAGGCGGCCGCCGTGTTCGAGAAGGCGATCGGCAAGGGGCACGAGAAGCCGGACGAGGTGCGGAAGAAGATCCATCTCCGGAAGAAGGCGGGGCCTCCGGGGAAGTGA
- a CDS encoding TldD/PmbA family protein, giving the protein MTEDPGLSGLPVARILSALLSRGGEHGELFFEEVRSLTVLMEDGRIERVVSGTDAGIGVRLLFRGKTYYAYTNDRTADALLALSNDLSRYAEGDGVPAALPASARRVPGPTVVRIPPGERGIDEKVSPVRTVDRIARGISPEIRQVRVTGSESLRTIEVAAHPGIFAREAQTYGVLAVQCVAGDATGLTMGYESAGGTEGLEFLEGGVPEELARKAAGRAVRALHAAKLPGGRMPVVLSCEAGGTMVHEAIGHGLEADLARRGMSIYKDKLGERVGSPIVSIVDDATLPGKRGSFGMDDEGTPGERTVLVDRGILKGFLHDRLSAMKDGVASTGNGRRESYRHKPIPRMTNTLLLPGSTPPETILSGTDRGLLVVKMGGGQVNTVTGDFMFEVAEGYRIESGKRGEPVRGATITGNGPEVLSMIDRVGSDLGFGIGTCGKDGQGVPVGDAQPTLSIGPPFITVG; this is encoded by the coding sequence ATGACCGAAGATCCCGGACTTTCCGGTTTGCCCGTTGCGAGGATCCTCTCCGCGCTCCTGTCACGGGGCGGGGAGCACGGGGAACTCTTTTTCGAGGAGGTCCGGTCCCTAACGGTTCTTATGGAGGATGGCCGGATCGAACGGGTGGTTTCGGGAACCGACGCCGGGATCGGCGTCCGCCTCCTCTTCCGCGGGAAAACGTACTACGCCTACACGAACGACCGGACCGCGGACGCGCTTCTCGCGCTTTCGAACGATCTCTCCCGCTACGCGGAGGGGGACGGCGTCCCGGCGGCGCTTCCCGCGTCGGCCAGGAGGGTTCCGGGGCCCACCGTCGTCCGCATCCCCCCCGGCGAGCGGGGAATCGACGAGAAGGTGTCGCCGGTCCGCACGGTCGACCGGATCGCGCGCGGGATCTCGCCGGAGATCCGCCAGGTCCGGGTGACCGGTTCGGAGTCGCTGCGCACCATCGAAGTGGCGGCGCACCCCGGCATCTTCGCCCGCGAGGCGCAGACGTACGGCGTTCTCGCCGTCCAGTGCGTGGCGGGGGACGCCACCGGTCTCACGATGGGGTACGAATCCGCCGGAGGAACGGAGGGGCTGGAGTTCCTCGAGGGCGGGGTCCCCGAGGAGCTGGCGCGCAAGGCCGCGGGCAGGGCGGTGCGCGCCCTCCATGCGGCGAAGCTCCCGGGAGGACGCATGCCGGTCGTGCTCTCCTGCGAGGCGGGCGGCACGATGGTGCACGAGGCGATCGGGCACGGCCTCGAGGCGGACCTCGCGAGACGCGGGATGTCGATCTACAAGGACAAGCTGGGAGAGCGCGTCGGAAGTCCGATCGTGTCCATCGTCGACGACGCCACGCTGCCGGGGAAGCGGGGATCCTTCGGCATGGACGACGAGGGAACCCCCGGGGAGCGGACCGTCCTCGTCGACCGGGGGATCCTCAAGGGATTCCTGCACGACCGGCTGTCGGCGATGAAGGACGGCGTCGCGTCCACGGGGAACGGCCGGCGGGAGTCGTACCGGCACAAGCCGATCCCCCGGATGACGAACACGCTCCTCCTTCCGGGGAGCACCCCGCCGGAGACGATCCTGTCCGGGACCGACCGCGGCCTGCTCGTCGTCAAGATGGGGGGCGGGCAGGTGAACACCGTGACCGGCGACTTCATGTTCGAGGTGGCGGAAGGGTACCGGATCGAAAGCGGGAAGCGCGGGGAGCCGGTCCGCGGAGCGACGATCACGGGGAACGGCCCCGAGGTCCTCTCGATGATCGACCGCGTCGGATCCGACCTCGGGTTCGGCATCGGCACGTGCGGCAAGGACGGGCAGGGCGTTCCCGTGGGGGACGCCCAGCCGACCCTCTCCATCGGCCCGCCGTTCATCACCGTGGGGTGA